A genomic window from Lotus japonicus ecotype B-129 chromosome 1, LjGifu_v1.2 includes:
- the LOC130731794 gene encoding uncharacterized protein LOC130731794 isoform X1, whose product MYALRLRNPHTNPRIFIKSFYPETTYFVVPRQFEQHFGNEINDVVQLEDPIGNTFNVAYYYNQGDYRIGAGLFRLRFLHEIQTTMTVHFIYSGQCKFYIQIYDAFSREIHYNIDPRRLPPLNLIIVNPQDNDDVDDSSDDESDEEVEPAPWMEKIWKSNITSEHIYHNESMICVMSFQMNQLHNGTLHGILHTLQIKMRLPMVG is encoded by the exons ATGTATGCTCTTCGTCTGCGAAATCCCCACACCAATCCAAGAATTTTCATCAAATCTTTTTATCCCGAAACG ACCTATTTTGTTGTCCCCAGGCAGTTTGAACAACATTTTGGTAATGAAATCAATGATGTTGTTCAGTTGGAAGACCCAATTGGTAACACCTTTAACGTCGCTTACTATTACAACCAAGGCGACTATAGAATTGGGGCTGGTCTTTTTCGGTTGCGCTTTCTTCACGAAATTCAAACAACTATGACGGTGCACTTTATCTATTCTGGCCAGTGTAAATTCTATATACAAATATATGACGCATTTAGCAGGGAGATTCATTACAATATTGATCCTCGAAGGCTGCCGCCCTTAAATCTGATCATTGTTAATCCACAAGACAATGATGATGTTGATGATTCATCAGATGATGAGTCTGATGAAGAAGTTGAACCAGCCCCATGGATGGAGAAGATATGGAAATCCAATATTACTTCTGAAcacatatatcacaatgaatctatgatttgtgtAATGAG CTTCCAGATGAATCAATTACACAATGGCACATTACATGGCATCCTCCACACATTGCAAATCAAAATGCGCCTACCAATGGTGGGATGA
- the LOC130731794 gene encoding uncharacterized protein LOC130731794 isoform X2, with protein MYALRLRNPHTNPRIFIKSFYPETTYFVVPRQFEQHFGNEINDVVQLEDPIGNTFNVAYYYNQGDYRIGAGLFRLRFLHEIQTTMTVHFIYSGQCKFYIQIYDAFSREIHYNIDPRRLPPLNLIIVNPQDNDDVDDSSDDESDEEVEPAPWMEKIWKSNITSEHIYHNESMICVMSDKCSASR; from the exons ATGTATGCTCTTCGTCTGCGAAATCCCCACACCAATCCAAGAATTTTCATCAAATCTTTTTATCCCGAAACG ACCTATTTTGTTGTCCCCAGGCAGTTTGAACAACATTTTGGTAATGAAATCAATGATGTTGTTCAGTTGGAAGACCCAATTGGTAACACCTTTAACGTCGCTTACTATTACAACCAAGGCGACTATAGAATTGGGGCTGGTCTTTTTCGGTTGCGCTTTCTTCACGAAATTCAAACAACTATGACGGTGCACTTTATCTATTCTGGCCAGTGTAAATTCTATATACAAATATATGACGCATTTAGCAGGGAGATTCATTACAATATTGATCCTCGAAGGCTGCCGCCCTTAAATCTGATCATTGTTAATCCACAAGACAATGATGATGTTGATGATTCATCAGATGATGAGTCTGATGAAGAAGTTGAACCAGCCCCATGGATGGAGAAGATATGGAAATCCAATATTACTTCTGAAcacatatatcacaatgaatctatgatttgtgtAATGAG TGATAAATGTTCAGCTTCCAGATGA
- the LOC130732949 gene encoding uncharacterized protein LOC130732949, whose translation MNQAALLNVGKVHPTSNKIYPWKFRARVISLWNVPEHMLPLSSSGMDMVLIDQEGVKFEASVCKSVTGLPKIFEGRVYQISFFRILDNLGAKRYTNCVYRLFFQSYTKIFPVVDHDIPLNGWDFFHMDHIKNYGNTFGYLVDVIGILTAASSEKLLIKDKRIYKTMEVQLLDKTGMTTCVLVGDIVDNLTEYLCFYWVTRPVLGLRCVEVSSNNGNQFF comes from the exons ATGAACCAAGCTGCTCTCTTAAACGTTGGCAAAGTTCATCCAACTTCAAACAAAATTTATCCATGGAAGTTCAGAGCTCGCGTGATATCCCTTTGGAATGTCCCTGAACATATGCTCCCTCTGTCTTCTTCAGGAATGGACATGGTTCTCATTGATCAAGAG GGTGTGAAATTTGAAGCGTCTGTTTGCAAGTCTGTCACTGGCCTCCCTAAGATTTTTGAAGGAAGGGTGTACCAAATATCTTTCTTTAGGATACTTGATAACCTTGGCGCCAAACGTTACACAAATTGTGTTTACAGGCTATTCTTCCAATCATACACCAAAATATTTCCTGTTGTGGATCATGATATTCCTCTGAATGGATGGGATTTTTTCCACATGGATCATATCAAAAACTATGGAAATACCTTTGGATATTTAGTTG ATGTCATTGGCATTTTAACTGCTGCTTCCTCTGAAAAACTTCTGATTAAGGACAAAAGGATATACAAAACAATGGAGGTTCAACTACTGGACAAAAC TGGCATGACTACTTGTGTATTGGTTGGTGATATAGTTGACAATCTTACTGAGTATCTATGTTTTTATTGGGTTACTAGACCTGTTCTTGGCCTTCGTTGTGTTGAAGTCAGTAGTAATAATGGTAATCAATTTTTCTAA